The Niastella koreensis GR20-10 genome includes a window with the following:
- the rpmC gene encoding 50S ribosomal protein L29, with amino-acid sequence MSKKIDFNKSVKEMSADDLKARIQEDELRLKKLEFAHAISPLENPMSIRDLRRDVARLKTELRNKELAK; translated from the coding sequence ATGTCAAAGAAAATAGATTTCAATAAGAGCGTGAAAGAGATGAGTGCGGATGATCTGAAAGCCCGCATTCAGGAAGATGAACTGCGCCTGAAAAAGCTGGAATTCGCTCATGCCATTTCTCCTTTGGAGAACCCAATGAGCATCCGCGACCTGCGCAGAGATGTGGCTCGTTTAAAAACAGAATTAAGAAACAAGGAACTGGCTAAGTAA
- the rplP gene encoding 50S ribosomal protein L16, translating into MLQPKRTKHRKAQKGRIREVAKRGTTIAFGSFALKSQEAIWLTNRQIEAARQALTRAMKREGNVWIRIFPDKPITRKPLEVRMGKGKGNPEFWAAVIEPGRIIFECDGVTEQVAKEALELAAQKLPVKTKFIVRRDYSA; encoded by the coding sequence ATGTTACAGCCAAAAAGGACGAAACACCGGAAAGCGCAGAAGGGGCGCATCCGCGAAGTTGCAAAACGCGGTACCACTATCGCTTTTGGTTCTTTCGCTTTGAAATCCCAGGAAGCTATCTGGTTAACAAATCGTCAAATCGAAGCTGCCCGCCAGGCTTTGACCCGCGCTATGAAACGTGAGGGTAATGTTTGGATCCGCATATTTCCTGACAAACCAATTACCCGCAAACCACTTGAAGTGCGTATGGGTAAAGGTAAAGGTAACCCTGAATTCTGGGCTGCAGTAATTGAACCAGGTCGTATCATCTTCGAATGCGATGGTGTTACTGAACAAGTTGCAAAAGAAGCACTGGAACTGGCGGCACAAAAACTGCCCGTTAAAACCAAGTTCATCGTAAGACGCGATTATAGTGCATAA
- the rpsC gene encoding 30S ribosomal protein S3: MGQKTNPIGARLGIIRGWESNWYGNKKDFSTKLIEDNKIRTYLNARINKGGISKIVIERTLNKLIVTIHTSKPGIIIGKGGNEVDRIKEELKKLTGKEDVQINILEIRRPELDAMIVGDTIARQIENRINYKRAIKMAIASALRMGAEGIKIKISGRLGGAEIARTEEIKQGRTPLHTLRMDIDYANVFALTVYGKIGIKVWICKGEVLGKRDLNPNLVGGKSDVNDRRDRREGEGGDNRGHRGGGGDRRGGGDRRHHGGGGGDRRGGDRNRQQD; encoded by the coding sequence ATGGGTCAGAAAACGAATCCTATTGGTGCCAGGTTAGGGATTATCCGCGGTTGGGAATCTAACTGGTATGGTAACAAAAAAGATTTTTCTACCAAGTTGATCGAGGATAACAAGATCAGAACATATCTGAACGCCCGTATCAACAAAGGTGGTATCTCTAAAATAGTTATTGAGCGCACGCTGAATAAACTGATTGTTACCATTCACACTTCAAAGCCTGGTATTATCATAGGTAAAGGTGGGAATGAGGTTGATCGCATTAAAGAAGAGTTGAAGAAATTGACCGGTAAAGAAGATGTGCAGATCAACATTCTTGAAATTCGTCGCCCCGAGTTGGACGCTATGATCGTAGGTGATACCATCGCCCGTCAGATCGAAAACCGTATCAACTACAAACGCGCTATTAAAATGGCTATCGCTTCTGCACTGCGCATGGGTGCTGAAGGTATCAAAATAAAGATCAGCGGACGTTTGGGTGGTGCTGAAATCGCCCGTACAGAAGAGATCAAACAAGGCCGTACGCCATTACATACCCTGCGTATGGATATCGATTATGCTAACGTATTTGCGTTGACCGTTTACGGTAAAATCGGTATTAAAGTATGGATCTGTAAAGGTGAAGTACTGGGTAAAAGAGATCTGAACCCGAACCTCGTTGGTGGTAAGAGCGATGTGAACGACAGAAGAGACAGAAGAGAAGGTGAAGGTGGTGATAACCGCGGTCATCGTGGTGGTGGTGGCGACAGAAGAGGTGGTGGCGACAGAAGACATCACGGTGGTGGTGGTGGAGATCGCAGAGGTGGCGACAGAAACAGACAGCAGGACTAA
- the rplV gene encoding 50S ribosomal protein L22, with amino-acid sequence MEAVAKLRNYPTSPRRMRLLADEIRGVDVEKALALLEFHPQHSATPLLKLLKSAINNWEQKNEGQSAADAGLKVKTIFVDGARTLKRMLPAPQGRAYRLRKRSNHVTIIVDVK; translated from the coding sequence ATGGAAGCTGTAGCAAAACTTAGAAACTATCCCACATCACCCCGCAGAATGCGTTTGCTGGCTGATGAAATACGTGGTGTTGACGTGGAAAAAGCATTAGCGTTGCTGGAATTTCATCCTCAACACTCTGCCACTCCACTGCTTAAATTATTAAAGAGCGCCATTAATAACTGGGAGCAAAAGAATGAAGGACAAAGCGCTGCTGATGCCGGTTTAAAGGTGAAAACAATCTTTGTAGACGGCGCCCGTACTTTGAAGAGAATGTTACCCGCTCCGCAAGGCCGTGCTTACCGCCTTCGCAAGCGCAGTAACCACGTAACTATAATCGTTGATGTTAAATAA
- the rpsS gene encoding 30S ribosomal protein S19, producing MARSIKKGPYVASNLENKVLNINDGKAKKGVIKTWSRRSTITPDFVGHTFAVHNGNKFIPVYVTEFMVGHKLGEFAPTRQFKGHSSKKVG from the coding sequence ATGGCTCGTTCAATTAAAAAAGGTCCTTACGTAGCCTCCAATTTGGAGAATAAAGTACTGAACATCAATGATGGCAAAGCGAAGAAAGGTGTGATCAAAACCTGGAGCCGTCGTTCTACTATCACTCCGGATTTTGTAGGCCACACTTTTGCTGTGCACAATGGCAACAAATTCATTCCAGTGTATGTAACCGAGTTCATGGTTGGACATAAGCTGGGCGAGTTTGCACCTACACGCCAGTTCAAAGGACACTCTAGTAAAAAAGTTGGTTAA
- the rplB gene encoding 50S ribosomal protein L2: MALKKYKPITAGTRWRIGNAYAEITTNEPEKSLLESAKNTGGRNAQGRRSMRYMGGGNKKMFRIIDFKRNKKDIPGTVASVEYDPNRTAFIALINYKDGEKRYILAPQGLQVGATILSGDAVAPEVGNALQMKNMPLGTNVHNIEMQPGQGGKLVRSAGTSAQLANKEEKYAVLKMPSGELRKILINCYATVGVVSNGDHNLEMMGKAGRNRHRGIRPRNRGVAMNPVDHPMGGGEGKSSGGHPRSRTGKYAKGLKTRQRGKGSDKLIIQRKNGKKLAK; this comes from the coding sequence ATGGCACTGAAAAAATACAAACCGATTACAGCAGGTACACGTTGGAGAATCGGTAACGCGTACGCTGAAATCACTACTAACGAACCGGAAAAGAGTTTGCTGGAAAGCGCAAAAAATACCGGTGGCCGTAACGCCCAGGGTAGAAGATCTATGCGTTATATGGGTGGCGGAAACAAAAAGATGTTCCGTATCATCGACTTCAAACGTAACAAAAAAGATATTCCTGGTACTGTTGCTTCTGTTGAATACGATCCAAACCGTACTGCCTTCATCGCTTTGATCAACTACAAAGACGGTGAAAAAAGATATATCCTGGCTCCCCAGGGCTTACAGGTTGGCGCTACTATCCTTAGTGGCGACGCGGTAGCTCCTGAAGTTGGTAATGCTCTTCAAATGAAGAACATGCCACTGGGTACCAACGTTCACAATATTGAAATGCAGCCTGGTCAGGGTGGCAAACTGGTACGCAGTGCCGGTACATCAGCCCAACTGGCCAACAAGGAAGAAAAATACGCTGTATTGAAAATGCCTTCCGGCGAATTGAGAAAGATCCTCATCAACTGCTATGCTACTGTAGGTGTAGTAAGTAACGGTGACCACAACCTGGAAATGATGGGTAAAGCTGGTCGTAACCGTCACAGAGGTATCCGCCCCCGCAACCGTGGTGTAGCGATGAACCCTGTAGATCACCCGATGGGTGGTGGTGAAGGTAAATCTTCAGGTGGTCACCCACGTAGCAGAACAGGTAAATACGCCAAAGGTCTGAAAACACGCCAAAGAGGCAAAGGAAGCGATAAGTTGATCATTCAACGTAAGAACGGTAAAAAATTAGCCAAGTAA
- the rplW gene encoding 50S ribosomal protein L23, producing the protein MKLTEVLIKPIVTEKSNKLSDAKRTFAFRVNRKANKLEIKKAVESFYGVNVTEVNTVVVPGKSKNRFTKSGFISGVKPAYKKAYVKVAEGESIDLYANI; encoded by the coding sequence ATGAAACTCACAGAAGTATTAATAAAACCAATCGTTACCGAAAAAAGCAACAAGCTGTCTGATGCTAAAAGAACTTTTGCTTTTCGTGTAAACCGCAAAGCCAACAAGCTGGAAATTAAGAAAGCAGTTGAAAGCTTTTACGGTGTAAACGTAACAGAGGTAAATACGGTGGTTGTGCCTGGTAAATCAAAGAACCGGTTCACTAAATCGGGCTTTATTTCCGGTGTTAAACCAGCATACAAAAAAGCGTATGTGAAAGTAGCAGAGGGAGAGAGCATCGACCTGTACGCTAACATCTAA
- the rplD gene encoding 50S ribosomal protein L4: MQVDVLSIKGAKTGRSVDLADDIFGAEPNNHVVYLAVKQYLAAQRQGTHKVKTRLEVKGSSKKLHRQKGTGGSRKGNLRNPLFKGGGTIFGPKPRDYDFKLNRKVKDLAKISALSDKAKENAIVVVEDINLAAPKTKQFVEIMAALKIDNKKALVILPEYNENLQKSVRNIPNALGIQFADINTYDIVNADVLLFTETTAKLFSEEGVEA; this comes from the coding sequence ATGCAAGTAGATGTTTTAAGTATAAAGGGTGCAAAAACCGGTCGTTCTGTTGATTTAGCCGATGATATTTTCGGAGCAGAACCGAACAACCACGTGGTTTACCTGGCTGTAAAGCAATATTTAGCTGCACAACGTCAAGGTACGCACAAAGTAAAAACCCGTTTGGAAGTTAAAGGTTCCAGCAAAAAATTGCACCGTCAGAAGGGTACTGGTGGTAGCCGTAAAGGTAACCTGCGTAACCCGCTGTTCAAAGGTGGTGGTACCATCTTCGGACCTAAGCCCCGCGATTACGATTTTAAACTGAACCGTAAAGTAAAAGACCTCGCCAAGATCAGCGCGTTGTCTGATAAAGCAAAAGAAAATGCAATCGTGGTGGTAGAAGATATCAACCTGGCTGCTCCTAAAACAAAGCAGTTTGTTGAGATCATGGCCGCTCTGAAGATCGACAATAAAAAAGCATTGGTGATATTACCTGAGTATAACGAGAACCTGCAGAAGAGTGTTCGTAACATTCCAAATGCATTGGGTATTCAGTTCGCAGATATCAATACATACGATATCGTGAATGCCGATGTATTGTTGTTTACTGAAACTACTGCAAAGCTGTTCAGTGAAGAAGGTGTAGAAGCGTAA
- the rplC gene encoding 50S ribosomal protein L3, translated as MKGIIGKKIGMTSIFSQDGKQTACTIIEAGPCIVTQVKTTETDGYNAIQLAYGDKNEKHTIAAEKNHFAKANTAAKKFVKEFRNYFTEKNLGDAITVDIFAEGEKVDVVGTTKGKGFQGVVKRHGFSGVGEQSHGQHDRQRAPGSIGNSSDASRVFKGMRMAGRMGQDRVKVKSLKILKVFPDKNYILVNGSVPGHNGAIVYIQK; from the coding sequence ATGAAAGGAATCATTGGTAAAAAAATCGGGATGACCAGCATCTTCAGTCAGGATGGCAAGCAAACTGCCTGTACTATCATTGAAGCTGGTCCCTGCATTGTGACCCAGGTAAAAACTACCGAAACAGACGGATACAATGCTATCCAGTTAGCTTACGGTGACAAGAATGAAAAGCACACTATCGCTGCTGAAAAGAATCACTTCGCTAAGGCCAATACAGCCGCAAAGAAATTTGTTAAAGAATTCCGCAATTATTTTACTGAAAAGAATTTAGGTGATGCTATCACTGTTGACATTTTCGCTGAAGGCGAAAAAGTTGACGTTGTAGGTACTACCAAGGGTAAAGGTTTTCAGGGTGTTGTTAAACGTCACGGATTTAGTGGGGTGGGCGAACAAAGCCACGGCCAACACGACCGTCAACGTGCTCCGGGTTCAATCGGTAACTCATCAGATGCCTCACGCGTATTTAAAGGTATGCGTATGGCCGGCCGCATGGGTCAGGACCGCGTGAAAGTAAAGAGCCTGAAGATCCTGAAAGTATTCCCTGACAAGAACTATATCCTGGTTAACGGATCAGTTCCTGGCCACAATGGTGCGATAGTATACATTCAAAAATAA
- the rpsJ gene encoding 30S ribosomal protein S10: MSQRIRIKLQSYDHNLVDKSAEKIVKTVRSTGAVVTGPIPLPTRKKIFTVLRSPHVNKKSREQFQLCTHKRLLDIYTSSSRTVDALSKLDLPSGVEVEIKA; encoded by the coding sequence ATGTCTCAGCGAATCAGAATAAAATTACAGTCTTACGATCACAATCTGGTAGATAAATCTGCCGAGAAAATCGTAAAAACCGTGCGCAGCACAGGTGCTGTGGTAACAGGTCCAATTCCTTTACCTACACGTAAAAAGATATTCACCGTATTGCGTTCACCCCACGTGAATAAGAAGAGCCGTGAGCAGTTCCAGTTGTGCACACACAAACGGTTATTAGACATCTATACTTCCAGCAGCCGTACAGTAGATGCGCTGAGTAAGCTCGACTTACCCAGTGGTGTTGAAGTAGAGATCAAAGCTTGA
- a CDS encoding S9 family peptidase — MHPSTTCKRILLALLTAFVPVILFAQGGIKWNRAGNGYYQLDKGELDLYTLPQQNKTVILSKTQLTPSGKTAPLNIQSFSFSADDKKVLLFTNTKKVWRLRTRGDYYVFDINTGALTKLGKDRPASSMMFAKFSPDGAKVAYVSEYNLYVEDLASGKVQQLTMDGNRKFINGTFDWVYEEEFSCRDGFRWSPDSKHIAYWQIDARKTKDYLMIDNTDSVYPFAVPVEYPIAGEAPSPFKIGVVDIASAKTQWMDIPTDPVLQSYVPCMEWAANNNELIVQHLNRHQNQSDLLLCNATTGASQVIYTEKDSAWIDILSQWDNEYIWGGWDWLNGGKEFMWASEKDGWRHLYRVSRDGKKEVKITNGDYDVIDISAIDEKNGYVYFLASPTNATQKYLYRTKLDGKGKAERVSPANQAGTHDYDLSPTALYARHVFSNMATPYTDEMISLPDHKGLNGQHVVDDAIAGAEKNTGIEFFKVKTEEGIEMDGWMTKPRNFDPNKKYPVVFYVYTEPAGQNVRDQYQAANPWLYKGDMAADGYIYISIDNRGTPVPKGRSWRKAIYRNIGRINIRDQAMAAKEVLKWPFIDASRTAVWGWSGGGSATLNLMFQFPEIYKTGIAVAAVGSIFTYDNIYQERYMGLPQENAADYTAGSAITYAKNLKGNLLYIHGSGDDNVHYQNAELLLNELIKYNRQFQFMSYPNRTHSISEGAGTWEHLSTLYTNYLRAHCEPGGK; from the coding sequence ATGCACCCATCTACTACATGTAAGAGAATTTTATTGGCTCTGCTTACCGCATTTGTACCCGTTATACTGTTTGCCCAGGGCGGCATTAAATGGAACCGTGCCGGTAATGGTTATTACCAGTTGGACAAAGGTGAACTGGACCTGTATACCCTGCCTCAACAAAACAAAACGGTAATTCTTTCAAAAACACAACTGACCCCATCCGGAAAAACGGCGCCGCTGAATATTCAGAGTTTCAGCTTTTCTGCCGATGATAAAAAAGTGTTGCTGTTTACCAATACCAAAAAGGTTTGGCGTTTGCGCACCCGGGGCGATTATTATGTATTTGACATTAATACCGGCGCTTTAACAAAGCTTGGTAAAGACCGCCCGGCCTCCTCGATGATGTTTGCCAAATTTTCGCCCGATGGCGCCAAAGTGGCCTACGTAAGTGAGTATAACCTGTATGTGGAAGACCTGGCCAGCGGCAAGGTACAGCAGCTTACGATGGATGGCAACCGCAAGTTTATAAACGGCACGTTCGACTGGGTATATGAAGAAGAGTTCTCGTGCCGCGATGGTTTTCGCTGGAGCCCCGATAGCAAACACATTGCCTACTGGCAAATTGATGCCCGCAAAACCAAAGATTACCTGATGATCGACAATACCGATTCTGTTTATCCCTTTGCGGTACCGGTTGAATATCCCATTGCCGGTGAAGCACCTTCGCCTTTTAAGATCGGCGTAGTGGATATCGCTTCCGCCAAAACGCAATGGATGGATATTCCTACCGACCCGGTGTTGCAGAGCTATGTGCCCTGCATGGAATGGGCGGCCAATAACAACGAACTGATCGTTCAGCATTTGAACCGCCATCAAAACCAAAGCGACCTGCTGTTGTGCAATGCAACAACCGGCGCTTCACAGGTTATTTATACTGAGAAAGATTCTGCCTGGATCGACATCCTGTCGCAGTGGGACAATGAATACATCTGGGGTGGCTGGGACTGGCTTAACGGTGGCAAGGAGTTTATGTGGGCGTCTGAAAAAGACGGCTGGCGCCACCTGTACCGCGTTTCCCGCGATGGAAAGAAAGAAGTAAAGATCACCAACGGCGATTATGATGTGATAGATATTTCGGCCATCGATGAAAAGAACGGGTATGTATATTTTCTGGCCTCGCCCACCAATGCTACCCAAAAATACCTGTACCGTACCAAACTGGATGGTAAAGGAAAGGCCGAAAGAGTGTCACCGGCCAACCAGGCAGGTACGCATGATTACGACCTGTCGCCCACGGCGCTCTATGCCCGACATGTGTTTTCAAACATGGCCACGCCCTATACCGACGAAATGATCAGCCTGCCTGATCACAAAGGCCTGAACGGGCAGCATGTTGTTGATGACGCCATTGCCGGCGCCGAAAAAAACACCGGCATCGAGTTCTTTAAAGTAAAAACAGAAGAGGGAATTGAAATGGACGGGTGGATGACAAAACCCCGGAATTTTGATCCCAACAAAAAATACCCGGTTGTATTTTATGTATATACCGAGCCTGCCGGTCAGAATGTAAGAGATCAATACCAGGCCGCAAACCCCTGGCTGTACAAAGGCGATATGGCGGCCGACGGCTATATCTATATCTCTATCGACAACCGCGGCACGCCTGTTCCTAAAGGCCGCAGCTGGCGCAAGGCGATCTATCGTAATATTGGAAGAATAAACATCCGCGATCAGGCAATGGCCGCCAAAGAGGTATTAAAATGGCCGTTCATCGATGCTTCCCGCACGGCTGTATGGGGTTGGAGCGGGGGCGGTTCTGCCACCCTTAACCTGATGTTCCAGTTTCCCGAGATTTACAAAACCGGCATTGCCGTAGCGGCAGTGGGCAGCATTTTTACTTACGATAATATTTACCAGGAACGTTATATGGGGTTACCACAGGAGAATGCAGCTGATTATACAGCAGGCTCTGCTATCACCTATGCAAAGAACTTAAAGGGTAACCTGTTGTATATTCATGGATCTGGCGATGACAATGTGCATTATCAGAACGCAGAGTTGTTATTGAATGAACTGATCAAATACAACAGGCAATTCCAGTTTATGAGTTACCCCAACCGTACGCACAGCATTTCGGAAGGCGCCGGTACCTGGGAACATTTGAGCACCTTATATACCAATTACCTGCGGGCGCATTGTGAACCAGGTGGCAAATAA
- a CDS encoding YXWGXW repeat-containing protein translates to MKKYLSRIVLAAALVVGFSFASSAQVVVRARLNAPVVVRPVAPSPHHVWVEGNWHPRHGHYEYEQGYWAEPRRGRHYIPGYWAPRRHGYVWIEGHWGR, encoded by the coding sequence ATGAAAAAATATCTTAGTCGCATCGTGTTAGCCGCAGCATTGGTAGTAGGATTTTCATTTGCTTCATCTGCACAAGTTGTAGTAAGAGCCCGTTTGAATGCACCGGTTGTAGTACGACCCGTAGCTCCTTCGCCCCATCATGTATGGGTAGAAGGTAACTGGCACCCTCGTCATGGTCATTATGAATATGAACAGGGCTATTGGGCCGAACCACGCCGCGGCCGTCACTATATCCCCGGCTATTGGGCTCCACGCCGTCATGGTTATGTATGGATTGAAGGCCATTGGGGCCGCTAA
- the fusA gene encoding elongation factor G: MADLRLQRNFGIAAHIDAGKTTTTERILRYTGMIHKIGEVHDGAATTDWMEQEKERGITITSAAVSCQWNFPTIKGKADANTKKYYFNIIDTPGHVDFTIEVERSMRVLDGLIALFSAVDGVEPQSETVWRQANRYKVPRIGFVNKMDRSGADFLMVVKQVKEMLGAKAVPLQLPIGAEDDFKGVVDLIKMKGIIWHMETEGMTFDEIPVPEDMVEEANEWRQNLIEAVAEYDDKLMEKFFDDPNTISEDEVHEAIRKATIDLSIVPMMCGSSFKNKGVQTALDAVCRYLPSPADIDDVVGTNPETGEPEVRKADPKAPFAALAFKIMTDPFVGRLAFFRCYSGHLDAGSYVKNMRSGKNERISRIMKMFANKQNPIDFIEAGDIGAAVGFKEIKTGDTLCDENHPITLENMFIPEPVIAIAVEPKTQADVDKMGMAIAKLVEEDPTLRVNTDEDTGQTILRGMGELHLEIIIDRMRREFKVEVNQGAPQVAYKEAFRKSVEHRETLKKQTGGRGKFADIVFEMGPADEEWLKENPDKGFQFINDIFGGSIPREFIQPIQKGFESAMGTGVLASYPVQNVKIRIFDGSYHQVDSDGMSFELCARAGFREAGRKAQPVLLEPIMKVEVITPDQYMGDVTGDLNRRRGMLEGMDTRGNAQVIKAKVPLSEMFGYVTQLRSLSSGRATSTMEFSHYSPAPNNIAEEVIAKSKGKAKVGD, translated from the coding sequence ATGGCAGACTTACGATTACAAAGAAATTTTGGAATTGCGGCACACATCGATGCCGGTAAAACAACTACTACGGAGCGTATTTTGCGCTATACCGGTATGATCCATAAAATTGGAGAGGTGCATGATGGGGCGGCTACAACCGACTGGATGGAACAGGAGAAAGAAAGGGGTATCACCATTACTTCTGCTGCTGTTAGCTGCCAGTGGAACTTCCCTACGATTAAGGGTAAGGCTGACGCCAATACAAAAAAATATTATTTTAATATCATCGATACTCCGGGCCACGTTGACTTTACCATTGAGGTAGAGCGTTCAATGCGTGTACTGGATGGTTTGATCGCCCTGTTTTCTGCCGTTGACGGGGTAGAACCTCAATCTGAAACCGTTTGGCGCCAGGCTAACCGTTACAAGGTTCCCCGTATCGGTTTTGTTAACAAAATGGACCGCTCAGGCGCCGACTTCCTGATGGTGGTTAAACAGGTAAAAGAAATGCTGGGTGCAAAAGCTGTTCCCCTGCAATTACCCATCGGCGCTGAAGATGATTTCAAAGGCGTGGTTGACCTCATCAAAATGAAAGGTATCATCTGGCACATGGAAACAGAAGGTATGACCTTCGACGAAATTCCTGTTCCTGAGGATATGGTGGAAGAAGCCAATGAGTGGAGACAGAACCTGATCGAAGCTGTTGCCGAGTACGACGACAAGCTGATGGAGAAATTCTTCGACGATCCTAACACCATCTCTGAAGATGAAGTACACGAAGCTATCCGCAAAGCAACGATCGATCTGAGCATCGTTCCGATGATGTGCGGTTCTTCATTCAAAAATAAAGGCGTACAAACTGCCCTGGATGCCGTTTGCCGCTACCTGCCTTCACCAGCTGATATCGATGATGTAGTTGGTACTAATCCTGAAACCGGAGAACCGGAAGTTCGTAAGGCTGATCCTAAAGCGCCTTTCGCTGCCCTGGCCTTCAAGATCATGACCGACCCATTCGTAGGTCGTTTGGCCTTCTTCCGCTGTTATAGCGGCCACCTCGATGCCGGTTCGTATGTGAAAAACATGCGCAGTGGCAAAAATGAGCGTATCAGCCGTATCATGAAGATGTTCGCCAACAAACAAAACCCCATCGATTTCATCGAAGCTGGTGACATTGGTGCTGCGGTTGGTTTCAAGGAAATCAAGACCGGTGATACCCTTTGCGATGAAAATCATCCGATCACCCTGGAGAACATGTTCATTCCAGAGCCGGTTATCGCTATCGCCGTTGAGCCTAAAACACAGGCCGACGTTGATAAAATGGGTATGGCTATCGCCAAACTGGTTGAAGAAGATCCTACACTGCGTGTAAATACCGATGAAGATACCGGTCAAACCATCCTGCGTGGTATGGGTGAGCTGCACCTGGAGATCATCATCGATCGTATGAGACGCGAATTTAAAGTTGAGGTAAACCAGGGTGCTCCCCAGGTTGCTTATAAAGAAGCTTTCAGAAAATCTGTTGAACATCGCGAAACCCTGAAAAAACAAACCGGTGGTCGTGGTAAATTCGCCGACATCGTGTTTGAAATGGGACCTGCCGATGAAGAGTGGCTGAAAGAAAACCCTGACAAGGGCTTCCAGTTCATAAATGATATCTTCGGTGGATCTATCCCCCGTGAGTTCATTCAACCTATTCAAAAAGGTTTCGAATCAGCGATGGGCACAGGCGTTCTCGCCAGCTATCCTGTACAGAACGTGAAGATCCGCATCTTTGATGGTAGCTACCACCAGGTTGACTCTGACGGTATGTCGTTCGAGTTGTGTGCAAGAGCTGGTTTCCGTGAAGCCGGCCGTAAAGCACAACCCGTGTTACTGGAGCCAATCATGAAAGTGGAAGTTATCACTCCGGATCAATACATGGGTGATGTTACCGGTGACCTTAACCGTCGTCGTGGTATGCTGGAAGGTATGGATACCCGCGGTAATGCCCAGGTTATTAAAGCCAAAGTGCCACTGAGCGAAATGTTCGGTTACGTTACGCAGTTGCGTAGCTTGTCATCAGGCCGTGCAACCAGCACCATGGAGTTCAGCCACTATTCTCCTGCACCTAACAATATCGCTGAAGAAGTGATAGCCAAGTCAAAAGGCAAGGCGAAAGTAGGTGACTAA
- a CDS encoding M57 family metalloprotease — protein MRKTIFTLTAVVAVCIVTLFACRKNVKSDSNSVVSDEALSKIYALGFSNKDVIPDGKGNYIVEGDILLSEEDLNAKGDVSLLRVAGEEQYRTTNLVRNLPRTITVSLASNLSTWSTALNTALSRYNALGLQLTFTRVTSGANISIVNGSGSFLASSGFPTSAGNPYNQVILNSSQVAGQPNNTVASILAHEIGHCIGFRHTDYFNRAYSCGGSAVNEGSAGVGAINIPGTPTGADPNSWMLSCIGSGQNRPFNANDITALNYLY, from the coding sequence ATGAGAAAGACTATCTTCACTTTAACTGCAGTGGTGGCAGTGTGCATAGTTACGCTGTTTGCCTGCCGCAAAAATGTAAAATCAGATTCTAATTCCGTTGTATCAGACGAAGCACTTTCCAAAATTTACGCCCTGGGTTTCAGCAATAAAGATGTAATTCCTGATGGAAAGGGAAATTACATAGTAGAGGGGGATATCCTGCTGAGCGAGGAGGACCTGAATGCAAAAGGCGATGTATCTCTTTTAAGAGTAGCCGGCGAGGAGCAATACAGGACCACCAACCTGGTAAGAAATCTGCCCAGAACAATTACTGTAAGCCTGGCTTCCAATCTCAGTACCTGGTCTACAGCTTTGAATACTGCCCTCAGCCGCTACAACGCGCTGGGATTACAGCTCACATTTACCCGGGTTACCTCGGGCGCCAATATTTCCATCGTGAACGGTTCAGGCAGTTTCCTGGCTTCTTCCGGTTTCCCCACTTCAGCGGGAAATCCTTATAACCAGGTGATCCTCAATTCAAGTCAGGTCGCTGGTCAACCCAATAACACGGTTGCTTCCATTCTGGCGCATGAAATAGGCCACTGTATCGGTTTCCGTCATACCGATTATTTCAACAGAGCCTATAGTTGCGGCGGAAGTGCTGTAAATGAAGGATCTGCAGGGGTTGGCGCCATCAATATCCCTGGTACGCCTACCGGCGCAGATCCCAACAGCTGGATGCTGAGCTGTATCGGGTCGGGCCAGAACCGACCCTTTAATGCAAACGATATCACCGCATTGAACTACCTGTATTAA